The proteins below come from a single Perca flavescens isolate YP-PL-M2 chromosome 8, PFLA_1.0, whole genome shotgun sequence genomic window:
- the dapk2b gene encoding death-associated protein kinase 2 isoform X2 yields the protein MKTPGMAVFKQHNVDDFYEIGEGLGSGQFAIVKRCIEKSTGIEYAAKFIKKRQSRASRRGVRREEIEREVDILQQLQHNNIVELHDVYENRTDVVLILELVSGGELFDFLAQKESLSEEEATRFIKQILDGVQYLHSKRIAHFDLKPENIMLLDRNVPLPRIKLIDFGLAHKIEAGADFKNIFGTPEFVAPEIVNYEQLGLEADMWSIGVITYILLSGASPFLGDTKQETLGNISGVNYEFDEELFSNTSELAKSFISQLLEKDTRKRMTIQDALNHHWITPLNPRQAMVKRLSVVNLENFKRQYARRRWKMSFRIVALCNHLTRIMKKSNKLPEEDGRDCESDKEEEILNRRQRSRKRSNTS from the exons TGGGCAGTTTGCTATTGTCAAACGCTGTATAGAGAAGAGTACAGGCATTGAATATGCAGCCAAGTTCATCAAGAAGCGCCAGAGTCGGGCCAGCAGACGTGGTGTAAGAAGAGAGGAGATTGAGAGGGAAGTGGACATCCttcagcagctgcagcacaACAACATTGTAGAGCTGCATGATGTGTATGAGAACCGCACAGACGTGGTGCTCATCCTCGAACT ggTGTCTGGAGGAGAGCTGTTTGATTTCTTGGCTCAGAAGGAGTCTCTCAGTGAAGAGGAGGCCACTCGGTTTATCAAACAGATCCTAGATGGAGTCCAGTACCTCCACTCCAAAAGGATTGCACATTTTGATCTGAAG CCTGAAAACATAATGCTGCTGGACAGGAATGTTCCTCTACCCCGCATCAAACTCATAGACTTTGGACTTGCACACAAAATAGAAGCTGGGGCagatttcaaaaacatttttggaaCCCCTGAATTTGTTG CTCCAGAGATAGTCAACTATGAGCAACTGGGATTGGAGGCGGACATGTG GAGCATTGGAGTCATcacatatatact TTTGAGCGGTGCGTCACCTTTCCTCGGGGACACGAAGCAGGAAACGCTGGGAAACATCTCGGGGGTGAACTACGAGTTTGACGAAGAACTCTTTAGCAATACAAGCGAGCTGGCCAAGAGCTTCATTAGTCAGCTCCTGGAGAAGGACACAAG AAAACGGATGACCATACAAGACGCCCTCAACCATCACTGGATTACG CCTCTGAATCCCAGACAGGCCATGGTGAAGAGGTTGTCAGTGGTCAACTTGGAGAACTTTAAGAGACAATATGCCAGACGCAGGTGGAAG ATGTCATTCAGAATTGTGGCTCTTTGCAACCATTTAACTCGAATCATGAAGAAGAGCAACAAGCTGCCTGAGGAGGACGGG AGAGACTGTGAAAgcgacaaagaagaagaaatcctGAATAGGAGGCAGAGGAGCAGAAAGAGAAGTAACACTTCCTGA
- the dapk2b gene encoding death-associated protein kinase 3 isoform X1: MKTPGMAVFKQHNVDDFYEIGEGLGSGQFAIVKRCIEKSTGIEYAAKFIKKRQSRASRRGVRREEIEREVDILQQLQHNNIVELHDVYENRTDVVLILELVSGGELFDFLAQKESLSEEEATRFIKQILDGVQYLHSKRIAHFDLKPENIMLLDRNVPLPRIKLIDFGLAHKIEAGADFKNIFGTPEFVAPEIVNYEQLGLEADMWSIGVITYILLSGASPFLGDTKQETLGNISGVNYEFDEELFSNTSELAKSFISQLLEKDTRKRMTIQDALNHHWITSCGHMEEDSAAREAEKKAEQLKTKRLKEYTIQSHSSLPQNNTYANFERFAHVVEDVSLMETGLSEVAEARHTLQVDIEALLSIYNDKEAWYKEESETARKQLSQVRYEFRKVEATRRLLQEDIKSIDASLESISGKYSQRQSQLDTLRQELNSELQWLQDVTNSLHPEGANGSMHSSSLNTDVRQALKELLLHPAVRMELCPEAKQPLTESG, translated from the exons TGGGCAGTTTGCTATTGTCAAACGCTGTATAGAGAAGAGTACAGGCATTGAATATGCAGCCAAGTTCATCAAGAAGCGCCAGAGTCGGGCCAGCAGACGTGGTGTAAGAAGAGAGGAGATTGAGAGGGAAGTGGACATCCttcagcagctgcagcacaACAACATTGTAGAGCTGCATGATGTGTATGAGAACCGCACAGACGTGGTGCTCATCCTCGAACT ggTGTCTGGAGGAGAGCTGTTTGATTTCTTGGCTCAGAAGGAGTCTCTCAGTGAAGAGGAGGCCACTCGGTTTATCAAACAGATCCTAGATGGAGTCCAGTACCTCCACTCCAAAAGGATTGCACATTTTGATCTGAAG CCTGAAAACATAATGCTGCTGGACAGGAATGTTCCTCTACCCCGCATCAAACTCATAGACTTTGGACTTGCACACAAAATAGAAGCTGGGGCagatttcaaaaacatttttggaaCCCCTGAATTTGTTG CTCCAGAGATAGTCAACTATGAGCAACTGGGATTGGAGGCGGACATGTG GAGCATTGGAGTCATcacatatatact TTTGAGCGGTGCGTCACCTTTCCTCGGGGACACGAAGCAGGAAACGCTGGGAAACATCTCGGGGGTGAACTACGAGTTTGACGAAGAACTCTTTAGCAATACAAGCGAGCTGGCCAAGAGCTTCATTAGTCAGCTCCTGGAGAAGGACACAAG AAAACGGATGACCATACAAGACGCCCTCAACCATCACTGGATTACG TCCTGTGGCCACATGGAAGAGGATAGCGCTGCCCGTGAGGCTGAGAAGAAAGCAGAGCAGCTGAAGACGAAGCGCCTAAAGGAGTACACCATCCAGTCCCACTCCAGCCTGCCCCAGAACAACACCTATGCCAACTTTGAGCGTTTTGCCCATGTGGTGGAGGATGTCAGTCTGATGGAGACGGGTCTGTCAGAGGTGGCAGAGGCCCGACACACTCTGCAGGTTGATATAGAAGCACTGCTCTCCATCTACAACGACAAGGAGGCCTGGTACAAAGAGGAGAGTGAGACTGCGAGGAAGCAGCTGTCCCAGGTCCGGTACGAGTTCCGCAAAGTGGAGGCCACGAGGAGGCTGCTGCAGGAGGACATTAAGTCTATAGATGCCAGTCTGGAGAGCATCAGTGGGAAGTACAGCCAGAGGCAGAGTCAGCTGGACACTCTGAGGCAGGAGCTGAACTCTGAGCTGCAGTGGCTGCAGGACGTGACGAACTCTCTGCATCCAGAAGGAGCCAACGGCAGCATGCACAGCAGCAGTCTGAATACAGACGTAAGACAGGCTCTGaaggagctgctgctgcatccGGCCGTCAGGATGGAACTGTGCCCCGAGGCCAAACAGCCACTCACAGAGTCTGGCTAA